In Leptospira congkakensis, the DNA window TTTCAGGAAGAGCAAAGTGTGGTGGACTTGGATAGTTCGTTACGAAATGGCCGCACCAAGATGGTTTATCCCATTGATTTTGAGAAGTCCGGACTTTATGGAATCAAAACTTCTGCCCTTGCGTATACAGGTTCTATTTTATTCTCCGAAACTCCTATTTTGAGTTTGGCAACGGCAAAAGAACCAGAAGAAGTTTCTGTGAATCTTTCTGTGATCCAGAGTGCGAGAGGATCCAAAAATCCATTCCAGAACCAAAATATCATGTCCATGGAATCGGGTGTGGTTTCTTCCGATAGAGTTTTAGGAAATCCTTATCAAGAGGAAGACCGGAGTCTATTTCGTAAAAATTTAAAACCAGTGCAGTATGTGATGAGTGAACTTTCTGGAGAAGAAGAAGCTCCCGTTTACGGAATGTTAAAACTCGCTCCCAAAATTAAATACGAAACACAAACGGCAGAGGTTCCCTGGAATACAACAAAACCTGTGATCAAGTGGGATGGGGAATGGTTTATCACCTATGAAGTGTTCCGCGATCTTGGTGGTGCCTTTGCTGTTGTGATTTTACTCATTTATGTTTTAGTTCTTGGTTGGTTTAAAAGTTATACTGTCCCTCTTGTGATTATGGCACCGATTCCAATCTCTCTCATTGGAATTTTGCCAGGCCATTTTGTGATGGGTGCTTATTTCACGGCCACTTCTATGATTGGTTTTATTGCTGGTGCCGGGATCATTGTTCGAAACTCTATCATCCTTGTAGATTTTATCGAAGGAGAAATCAAAAAAGGTGTGGAACTGAAAGAAGCCGTAGTTCATGCGGGGGTAGTAAGGTTTCGACCAATGTTACTGACTGCTTCTGCTGTGGTGGTTGGATCCTTTGTGATGTTGTTTGATCCTATTTTTCAAGGATTAGCCATCTCACTCATGTTTGGTGAAATTGCAGCTACGGTTCTCAGTCGGTTCGCGGTTCCTGTTTTGTACTATTGGTTTATTGGCAAATCAAGGCAAGGTGTGATCAAACATGGATAAAAGAATTTAGTTTTTAAATTTAATACTAAGCCGGACTCTAATAAAAAAGGCTGAAATTACTTTCAGCCTTTAAGTCAAAACCTTTGGATTGAAACCAAGGGTTTCTTTTCAGACAAACGAATTAACGAGTTCCCTCGTTTTTGATTTCACTATGGTTCTTATACAATCCAGTAGCTGTTAAAGAAGGTGCTCTAACATGACCTGTGTATTGTGTATAAGTAGTGCTACCACTTACGATAGAGGATTGGCATTTATCAAGTCCTCCAGCACGGTTGTATCCACAAGAAGAGTGGTATGCTACAGCATAGTCATCTTCTCCTGGAAGGATAACAGACGGTCCGAATGCACCTTTATAACCAGGTACATGGTTGATCTGAATTCCACCCGTATTGTTGTGATTGAATGCCCCACGAGCAGTTCCTACGATAAGAGATTTGTCCATCGCATTTCCTGCAAATCCAAATGTTACGCCATTCAAAGCAGAAGCAAGTTCCGAACCACCAGAAGCGGCAGCAAGAGCTGTTACTTTTGTGATGTTGAAACCTTTTGCTGAAGCCGTAGAACCAAGGTTAGATAACCAGAATTCTATTGCATAACAGCCTGCTGAGTGACAAACGATTTTGCAAGAGTTAGACCCTTTGCAATAGTTCGTAAGTCCTGTCGCAATATTTGTTTGTGCGCGAGCAGATCCGAAAGTTCTTGGGTCAGAAGTTCCATCGTAACCGATGAAAATTTTAGATCCAGAAACTGTATTCGCAGAGGTTCCCCAATACGAATTTACGTCTGTTGTTCCCACGCCGTTGTGGTTTTTGTCTGATTTTCCGTGAATGAACACGGTGTATGTTTGTGCACTGAGTGATCCTGCAAACAGCATCACGAGTACAAGTGTTAAGGTTCTTCGCATTTTTTTTCCCTTTCCTGATTTTCTATATTACGACACAAATTCCACAAATAAGTCAAATATGTCAATTTATATATCATTGGGGCAAAAAAAAGACCAACCGAAATGGTTGGCCTTTTCCTTTCTCATGAAGAGAAAACGTAGGATTCGGCGACTTACCGATATCCCTCTGATTTGATTTCGCTGTGGTCAAGGTAAAGACCAGTAGCAGTTACAGATGGAGCACGGTAGTGTCCAGTGTATTGAGTGTAAGTTACATTTGAGTTGAATGGCCAGATTCCTTCACTTTGAGTGAGAGAAGATTGGCATTTGTTGAGTCCGCCAGCTTTGTTATATCCACAAGAAGAGTGGTAGGCAACAGCATAGTCATCTTCTCCAGGCAGGATAGCAGAAGCACCAAACATACCTTTGTAACCAGGAACGTGGTTTACTGCAACACCAGCAGTGTTGTTATGATTGAAGGCACCGCGTGCAGTTCCAACAATAAGAGATTTGTCCATTGCGTTTCCACCGAAACCGAAAGTGATTCCGTTGAGCGCAGAAGCAAGTTCCGAACCACCAGAAGCGGCAGCAAGAGCTGTTACTTTTGTAAGGTTAAATCCTTTTGCAGAAGCCGTAGAACCGAGGTTAGACAACCAATATTCTATTGCGTAACATCCAGCCGAGTGGCAAACGATTTTGCAAGAGTTAGCACCTTTGCAATAGTTAGTAAGGCCTGTCGCAATGTTTGTTTGTGCGCGAGCAGAACCAAATGTTCGTGGGTCAGAAGTTCCATCGTAACCGATGAAAATTTTAGATCCAGAAACGGAACTAGTGGAAGATCCCCAGTATCCATTTACATCTGTTGTTCCCACACCGTTGTGGTTTTTGTCTGACTTACCGTGAATGAACACAGTGTAAGTTTGGGCACTGAGCGATCCTGCAAACAGCATCGCAAGTATTGTTGTGATTGAGCTACGCATCTCTTTTTTTCCTTTTCCTTTCTTTAAATGATACCTTTGTTATCTCCAACCTTCGGTTTTGATTTGACCGTGGTCGAGATAGAGTCCTGTAGAAGAAACAGATGGAGCACGGTAGTGACCACTGTATTGGTTGTATGTTTTATTAGATCCGAATGGCCAGAGTCCTTCGTATTGAGTGAGGGATGCTTGGCATTTGTTGAGTCCACCAGCGCGGTTGTATGCACAAGAAGAGTGGTAGGCAACAGCATAATCATCTTCTCCAGGAAGAATTACAGAAGCACCAAACATACCTTTGTAACCTGGGACATGGTTCACGGCAACTCCACCAGTATTGTTGTGGTTAAAAGCACCTCGTGCAGTGGTTACGATAAGAGATTTGTCCATTGCGTTTCCACCGAAGCCGAAAGTGATTCCGTTCAGTGCGTTCGCAAGTTCTGATCCACCAGAAGCGGCAGCAAGAGCAGTTACTTTTGTAAGGTTAAATCCTTTTGCAGAAGCCGTAGAACCGAGGTTAGATAACCAATATTCGATGGCATAACATCCAGCCGAGTGGCAAACGATTTTACAAGAGTTAGATCCCTTGCAGTAGTTAGTCAGTCCTGTTGCAATGTTTGACTGAGCACGAGAAGATCCATAAGATCTAGGGTCACTAGTTCCATCATATCCGATGAAAATTCTAGTTCCACTAACAGAGTTTACTGAAGAACCCCAGTAGCTATTTACGTCAGTCGTTCCGACTCCGTTATGATTTTTGTCTGATTTTCCATGAATGAAGACTGTATAAGTTTGGGCACTTAGGGATCCCGCTAAGAGGAAGGCTGTGATTGTGGCTAGAATGGTTCGCATATTTTTTCCTATTTCTGAACGTGTGTTCTCTTTGTTTTATAAGTTTGGCAAAAGATTGACAAGAAATTTTTTGCCAGGTTTAGACAAATTTTTAACATAAATTTGCCATTGTCAGGGTTTCTCTGACAAGACTAGGGCTAGTTTCCTAGGATTTTGCTAGGGGGATGCGGATGGAGAAGAGGGTTTTTCCGGGATCACTTTCCACATGGATGCTTCCATTGTGGTTTTGGATGATTTTTTGTACAATGGAGAGGCCGAGACCAGTTCCCATTCCGAGTTCTTTTGTCGTAAAAAAGGGTTCAAAGATCCGAGGTAAGATCTCTGCAGAGATTCCTTTCCCATTGTCTTCTATGGTGATGAGAGCTTCCTCCAGTTCCTCTCCCAAAAAGATGCGGATTTTCCCACCTTCTTTAGGACAGGCTTGGATGGAATTGTAGATCAAGTTTGTCCAAACTTGTACGAGTTCGTCGGCGTGCCCAAGGACCACTGGGTCTCCGCTGATTTTCCAATCAATTTCAATATTCTGTTTCCAACTTGTAGAATACATGGAAAGAACCGACTCGATACCTTCTTTTAAAGAAAGGCGTTTTTGGGAATCACGGGGTCCAGAGTAGGAATGGTGTTTGAGAGCAAAAACAATTTTAGAAGCTCTTTCCACAGCGGTTTCAATAATTCCTAAGTGGAATCCGATCACAAAATCATTCAGCTTCGATTGGAATATATTTCTTCCTTCTTCTGAATCAAAAAGACTTTGGTATTCTTCCGGAACTACTTCCATCTTAAAATCAAAACAAGTATCAGCAAGTGAGATGGGATCTGAAATTGATTTGGATTTAAAAAATGCGATGAGTTCCTTTTTTCTTTTGAACCTCGAAGTGACTTCAGAACGTTTTTGGATTGTAAATTCTGAAATGAATTTGTCAGCTAAAAGGTCTTCTTCTGTTTTGTTCTGGTTGGTTCCAAAACTTTGGCCATCTTTGATGAATTGAATGCTTCCTTTAATGGCTGCTAGTGGGTTGTTGATTTCGTGAGCTACACTTGCGGCAATTTTCCCCAGAGTGGACATTCTCTCAGCTTGTAAAAGTTGTTCTTGGGTTTCTTTTAGTTCTAAGATGGTTTGGTTTAGTGATTCGGTTCGTTCTTTAATTTTTTGTTCTAATTGTAATCTAGCATCGCGGACGATGGATATCATTTCATTGAAACTATTTGATAATTCGCCAATTTCATCTCTACTGGATACTTTTACGGTAACAAATAAATCACCGGCTTGCATTTTTCTAATTCCCGCTAGTAACCTTGTCAAAGGGTAAACTATACTTGTTTTATGTAATACTGGATACAACATAAAGATAGTAAATAAAGAGAATAATAGTGTTACTATAAGCCAAACTACAGTTTGGTGGACCATGTTTCTGTATTCAATATAAGGAATGGCGATAAAATAATGATGGTTTTTAGCATGGAAATCTGAAGTCCAATATATCCCGCTAGGTTCGTCAGAAAAAGATTCTAATTTGAAGGATTCAAAAGTTGCAGGCCGTTTTTGGATTTGTTTTATGTATTCTTTTGTGAAATCAGTTTTATTAATGCGAAAGTTTTGATCTTGGATGTCGATGACCAACTCAGAAAGATATACGAATGGGTAAGTTGCTCCTAATTCTAATTGTGTTTTGATACTATGTTTTTCGCGACTCATTTCATTTTGGAAATCTACGCGGAATCGATTGAATAAAAAATTGGCAACAATCGAAAGTATTAAATATAAAACAGTTAGATTGAAGGTCATGATTTTGAATCCAACAGTTGAAGGAATTGTTTCTTGGTTCAAAGAAACCAAAACCAGAATGGTCATGATAATGATTGTTAGGTTGGTGAGTAAAAAAAGAAAGGTTGGTTTACTGAAGTAATGTAGATCCACTAAAATATCCGCAAATGCCATAGAAAGAATTCCAAGGATGGCGATAAGAAAACCAGCCGTGTTTCTTTTTTTAATTCCTTGGAAACGAAATAACTTGGCAGTGAGGACTGTGATCGTATTCCCAAGGATCAAACACAAAACACCTGCGATGGATAGAATCGATAGTTGGACAATGGTTGTTTGGCCATGTTGGTCTGGAACGTAAAATTCCATTTTGGGATCAAAATGAATTTCTCGATAAAAAAATCCGGTTCCATTGGCAAGGATGGCAAG includes these proteins:
- a CDS encoding HAMP domain-containing sensor histidine kinase, which produces MAPLLNLYSFFYFGLCLVSGIAFVYFMSRKEDLTPTFRGLLVPLFCLFFWSVAWSICNSFVAPWTAYVFVFLKNPVILILGVSASQLAFGFQGNSFPRWKDWSFRIHILLASLAILANGTGFFYREIHFDPKMEFYVPDQHGQTTIVQLSILSIAGVLCLILGNTITVLTAKLFRFQGIKKRNTAGFLIAILGILSMAFADILVDLHYFSKPTFLFLLTNLTIIIMTILVLVSLNQETIPSTVGFKIMTFNLTVLYLILSIVANFLFNRFRVDFQNEMSREKHSIKTQLELGATYPFVYLSELVIDIQDQNFRINKTDFTKEYIKQIQKRPATFESFKLESFSDEPSGIYWTSDFHAKNHHYFIAIPYIEYRNMVHQTVVWLIVTLLFSLFTIFMLYPVLHKTSIVYPLTRLLAGIRKMQAGDLFVTVKVSSRDEIGELSNSFNEMISIVRDARLQLEQKIKERTESLNQTILELKETQEQLLQAERMSTLGKIAASVAHEINNPLAAIKGSIQFIKDGQSFGTNQNKTEEDLLADKFISEFTIQKRSEVTSRFKRKKELIAFFKSKSISDPISLADTCFDFKMEVVPEEYQSLFDSEEGRNIFQSKLNDFVIGFHLGIIETAVERASKIVFALKHHSYSGPRDSQKRLSLKEGIESVLSMYSTSWKQNIEIDWKISGDPVVLGHADELVQVWTNLIYNSIQACPKEGGKIRIFLGEELEEALITIEDNGKGISAEILPRIFEPFFTTKELGMGTGLGLSIVQKIIQNHNGSIHVESDPGKTLFSIRIPLAKS